GTTGCACGAACCATTTGGTTTTTTGTTAAGCTAAACCGGACGGCCCTCAAACTCGAGAGATCCCAACCTTTTTTCCTCCCGGAAAACCTCCGTCCGGTCCTCTCCTCACCCTGTTTTTGACAACAAGGATTATATGGTAGATTTTAATACAACAGCTATACCAAAAGGTGAAAATAATGGCAAAAGAAAAAATTACAGAGGATATGACAATAAAGGAAGTCATTGATAGATACCCTGAGACAGCAATGGTTTTTGCAAAATACAATGTTGGTTGTATAGGTTGTCTTGCAGCATCATTTGAAAAAGTAAAAGATATCGCTGGCATCCACGGTATAGACATCAAAACATTGGTTAAAGATTTAAACAAGGCGGTACAGACAAAATAATTCTATGGTGAACTTTTTGTTAATACCAGTTCACCGTGTTTTATCCCTTTCAATGCCTTAATTGAATCTGCAAGTTTTTGTATATTTCCTGTTTTTCCTCTTAGTACTAACACTTCTAGGCAGTTATCATGGTCAATATGTATATGTGTGGTTGTTAAAATCTCGTGGTGATGGTCATGTTGTATTTCAAGTAGTCTGTTTGTTAGCAGGCCAGCGCGATGGTCATATATTATTGTTAATGTTCCTAATCCTACTGCATCAGGGTCCGAACTTTCTTCAGTGATTATGTTTTTTCTTATTATGTCTCTTATTGCCTCTGAGCGGTTAGTGTAACTTTTTTTCTTGATTATTTTGTCGAATTTGTTCAAAAGTTCTGGTTCTATTGATACACCAAATCTTGTTATTTTTTCTGCCATAGTAACACGTTTTACAGATAATCGTGGCACGAATTTAAATTTTTTGCTACCAAAAAGTATATATTTTAAAAGCAATTATCCTAAAAAAACAATTATTGGAGGAAAAAAAACATGGTATGTTATGCTGTACCTACAGTCGCAGCTATTGTACACTATGCGACAAGAAAAAAAGTTGTAAGCTGGAGAACAAATACTCATCATCTATGGTTGAATTTACTACTTCTTGGTGGTGCAATCTTTGGAGTAGTTGATCATCTCTGGAACGGAGAATTATTCTTGATAGGAGAAAACATATTCT
Above is a genomic segment from Candidatus Thermoplasmatota archaeon containing:
- a CDS encoding DUF1858 domain-containing protein, which codes for MAKEKITEDMTIKEVIDRYPETAMVFAKYNVGCIGCLAASFEKVKDIAGIHGIDIKTLVKDLNKAVQTK
- the nikR gene encoding nickel-responsive transcriptional regulator NikR, giving the protein MAEKITRFGVSIEPELLNKFDKIIKKKSYTNRSEAIRDIIRKNIITEESSDPDAVGLGTLTIIYDHRAGLLTNRLLEIQHDHHHEILTTTHIHIDHDNCLEVLVLRGKTGNIQKLADSIKALKGIKHGELVLTKSSP